In Acidimicrobiia bacterium, one DNA window encodes the following:
- a CDS encoding amidohydrolase family protein has translation MPAPDQLFLPEPAPREVQYTVISVDDHVVEPPHTFEGRLPATLQDGAPRIVETPRGHQVWEFEDQRYTQVGMNAVAGRRPETVKLEPFRFDQMRPGCYDIDARVRDMDINGVWASVNFPSQITGFCGRVFFNASDPDLGLACTRAWNDWLYEEWYERHPDRVIPLGITYLANPQLAADEIRRNAERGFRSVTLPERPHAIDLPSLWQRDHWDPIIAACVETDTVISLHVGSSGVHAAPPGAPSQQLSATLFGQLALGACAEWLWSGYPAAHPNLKIAMSEGGIGWVAMLLDRLDYIVDRSSYGLGWDERPSDVLRRNFWFCTLEDPSTIDTRHRIGVENIMVEVDYPHGDTTWPDTQLVIEKAWGHVRPAELRAMCCGNAAALYRHPLPEVVLPAGP, from the coding sequence GTGCCAGCCCCCGACCAGCTGTTCCTCCCCGAGCCCGCTCCCCGCGAGGTGCAGTACACGGTGATCTCGGTCGACGATCACGTCGTCGAGCCGCCCCACACCTTTGAGGGGCGCCTGCCGGCGACGCTCCAAGACGGGGCGCCCCGCATCGTCGAGACGCCGAGAGGCCACCAGGTCTGGGAGTTCGAAGATCAGCGGTACACCCAGGTCGGGATGAACGCCGTCGCCGGCCGCCGGCCCGAGACCGTGAAGCTCGAGCCCTTCCGGTTCGACCAGATGCGCCCAGGCTGTTACGACATCGACGCGCGCGTGCGGGACATGGACATCAACGGGGTCTGGGCGTCGGTGAACTTCCCGTCACAGATCACCGGGTTCTGCGGCCGGGTGTTCTTCAACGCCTCCGACCCCGACCTGGGGCTGGCCTGCACGAGGGCCTGGAACGACTGGCTGTACGAGGAGTGGTACGAGCGGCACCCGGATCGCGTCATCCCGCTGGGGATCACCTACCTCGCCAACCCGCAGCTCGCCGCCGACGAGATCCGCCGCAACGCCGAGCGCGGCTTCCGGTCCGTGACGTTGCCCGAACGGCCGCACGCGATCGACCTGCCCTCGCTGTGGCAGCGCGACCACTGGGATCCGATCATCGCGGCGTGCGTCGAGACCGACACGGTGATCTCCCTCCACGTCGGCAGCTCGGGCGTCCACGCGGCACCCCCGGGTGCGCCGTCTCAGCAGCTCAGCGCCACGCTCTTTGGTCAGCTGGCGCTCGGGGCGTGCGCCGAGTGGCTCTGGTCGGGGTACCCGGCCGCGCACCCGAATCTCAAGATCGCGATGAGCGAAGGCGGGATCGGCTGGGTCGCCATGCTGCTCGACCGGCTCGACTACATCGTCGATCGCTCGAGCTACGGCCTCGGCTGGGACGAGCGGCCCTCCGACGTGCTGCGGCGCAACTTCTGGTTCTGCACGCTCGAGGATCCCTCGACGATCGACACCCGCCATCGCATCGGGGTCGAGAACATCATGGTCGAGGTCGACTACCCCCACGGCGACACGACGTGGCCCGACACCCAGCTCGTCATCGAGAAGGCCTGGGGCCACGTGCGCCCTGCAGAGCTGCGGGCCATGTGCTGCGGGAACGCCGCGGCCCTGTACCGCCATCCGCTCCCCGAGGTCGTGCTCCCGGCCGGACCGTGA